TATAATCACAAATCAGACTACAATGAGCCAATGGGATATCCGCCATATTATGAACAGGCTTGTTGAGAAATTCCCCCAGGCCGAGGTTCATAACGAGATATGCCTCGCTACTCAGGTAAGGCAGGAAGCTGTTGCGGAACAGGCTAAGGAAACCGACGTTGTTATTGTAGCAGGAGATCCCAAGAGCAATAACTCGAATAGGCTGGCTCAAGTCTCTGAAGAGATTGCCGGCGTGAAGGCTTACCGGATTGCGGATGTAACGGAATTGGTACCCGACTGGCTGATGACCGTTCGTAAAGTGGGTGTGACTTCAGGAGCATCCACACCAACGCCGATTACCAAAGAAGTCATTCAATATATAGAACAATTTGATCCGAAGAATCCTGATACTTGGAAGCCGGAACGGACAGTTAACATGAAAAGGCTGATCCCGGCTCCCAGAAGCAAATCGGTACGCTGAACGGGTACAGATGAGGCCGGAAGGACCGATTGCCGGATATAAAACTTTAGAGAAAAGCAGGCTGATGTACTGTTATGACATCAGCCTGCTTTTTTTCTTGAAAAGTCTTTTCGCCCGCTCATTATTTTGCAAAATCTCTCGAACTAATATCCGGAATCTCTTATACTGGGGTTAACTTTAAGAAGGCTTAGGAAAATTTCCGAAAACCAGGTTTGAAATTATATTCAATACAATTTAACATTTGTTCAAATTAATAAGGTATGATAAGCTTAATCTAACATGTTCTGATGAAAAGTCGGATAAAAAACGGGTGAATGAAGGGATGGAAGAGGGTAAAAACAGGAAAATAATCGAAGCCGCCAAATTGTATTACCTCATGGATTACAGCCAGCAGGAAATTGCCTCAAGACTGGGGGTATCCCGGCCTACAGTATCACGTATGCTTCAGCAGGCCAAGGAGGAAGGGATCGTGAAAATTCAGATCATGGATCCTTCAGAAGGTATAAGGCAGCTTGGGGAACAGCTTGAAACCGGATACGGGCTGAAAAAAGCGATCGTTGTATCTGTTCCCGTTTATGACGATCTTTTGATCAAGGAGCAGCTCGCCAAAACCGCAGCTACCTATTTACGTGAAATTGTTCAAGATGAGGACATTATTGGTACGACCTGGGGAACGACTTTGTACCAGGTTGCCCGGTATCTTGAACATAAGCCTGTTAAAGGCGTACAAGTGGTTCAGCTAAAGGGCGGGGTGAGCCATTCGGAACGCAATACTTATGCTTCCGAGATTATTCATTTGTTCGCAGAGGCGTTTGATGCTAAACCTTATCATTT
This Paenibacillus larvae subsp. larvae DNA region includes the following protein-coding sequences:
- a CDS encoding sugar-binding transcriptional regulator, whose amino-acid sequence is MEEGKNRKIIEAAKLYYLMDYSQQEIASRLGVSRPTVSRMLQQAKEEGIVKIQIMDPSEGIRQLGEQLETGYGLKKAIVVSVPVYDDLLIKEQLAKTAATYLREIVQDEDIIGTTWGTTLYQVARYLEHKPVKGVQVVQLKGGVSHSERNTYASEIIHLFAEAFDAKPYHLPLPAIVDHVVVKQAIEADRHIRRVLDIGKQANIALFTTGGALADSLVFQLGYLSDEDVNKIVEHAVGDISSRFFDREGRICHPELNARTIGIELDDLKQKEHSILISGGARKIEGIKGALRGQYANTLITDQYTAKFLLDNQAERKQ